From the Candidatus Blochmannia vicinus genome, the window GTATACTGATATTTTGCTGGGCGAGTTGCACGTTTATTTTTATGAAATAATTTAGTAGTAGTACTTAAATTTTGTAATAGTTCATTGGGATCTATTCCATCAGCTATAAGCATATCGCGGTATTGTTGTAATTTTCGAGCATGTTCTTCTATTTCAGCTTGAGCTTGATTGTTTTCTTCTCGGCGCTCATTAACAATTATTTCTAATTTTTCTAACATTTCTTCTAATGTTTTAAGAGTATATTCTCTAGCTTGCGCTCGTAACGTGCGTATATTATTAAGAATTTTTAATGC encodes:
- the hns gene encoding DNA-binding transcriptional regulator H-NS, translated to MNDALKILNNIRTLRAQAREYTLKTLEEMLEKLEIIVNERREENNQAQAEIEEHARKLQQYRDMLIADGIDPNELLQNLSTTTKLFHKNKRATRPAKYQYTNKYGEIKTWTGQGRTPSIIKKAIDEKLKKLEDFLL